The genomic interval tacactttgatttattcttttaaaatttacgGAAATAAGGGTGTGGTGTACATAAAAATGATTTGGAGGCATATAGATGAGAGTTGGAATCCAACTCACACTAGTACTAACCTTTATCTAAAACTAATACTAGTACTAAcataattactaatatttactttggtcaatttaatttttttttatatagaaaaaaaacACCTTTTTTCATGTATTTaagagaaaattataataacttttCCCGGGATTTGTCTTAATGCAACTAACTTCctctctattttttaaaatattagtcaCCTCTTCTCCTGTTGTTAAAATCCATTAATTTGCcgttacaattaaaaaaaaattgacgcAGTGTCTTTTCATTTAGTGAAGAAGCTGCCAAAACCAATTCACATTTGTAGACAAATTATCTTCTTAATATTTGAGCACATAACGGTTTTTCTTAGGCCAAATCTATATATTATGTATATCTATGAAATaggatttttttattataataagataaattgtcttattctttcttttgttgGTAACGACGATGTTccctttttgttttgttgggaAGTAAAAATTTTGGTGCCACTAATTTTTATGACTAattacaagttttttttttaatatttattttttgtgagtAAATTATTCAGTGGAGGACtcacaaatgaaaaataataataatcttcaaATTAAAGGTGATGTGAAGTTTATGATGTTGAAAGCGAGATAAGTGTACctgaaaaattaaatagacaaatttctattatattaaaaaatgagtaGGAGACGTTTATGAGTTTTTACTGATATTTTAACTGGCCACAAATAATGTTAAATTGTAAGAGAGGTGTTTGTCATCTAAAAAGGTTAAGTAGGGGAGGTTGTTACTCAATTAAAAGAGGaacaaaaacaatttatagttaaaaacaCTATTGAAAAAGAACTCTCCAAaattaaaaaaccctaaaattttgtagatttatgGGACCTATGAAttaactttttcaaaattatctttaattttttattcaacaaaaaaaatgaaaatttcgacgaaaaagttttctttttattttttttttaaattttttgagaaaaaaaatcaattttttttttgagaaaaataaattgacaaaattaGACCCATGAACTCCTCGATTAGGCTCACAAAAAATAATGGaccaaaactttaaaaaattagctCAATAAGAGACTTAATATTAAGAGTCTTAGTATATGACTTTTTAAGATGAACTTTGAAGTTTAATTGACGGCTCTAGATGTAACTGATTTTTTAATAAACCTAAGGGgaagttattataattttccgtttatttaaaataagtattttgcttatagacaaaatatatattttacttcaaATATGGCCATAATACTCAATTAGGGTTCTATTCCtctaattaacctttgttttttTAGGACAATTAACCTTTTATTCAGCGTAGGAAACAACTTTTTGCAATCATCTTTTTGCAATAGGACCATTGTTATAGTTTCAAAGTTGTTAGGAGCGAGTTCTAAAGCGTAACATCCTAAGATCTTACGCGTTTTTGAGCGTGAATAGTGTTAGAGCGAAGGAAAAAGTGTTGTAAGACCCATACATGTGAGCGCGCAAAGGAACCGCGTGGGAGCGGCGCGCCTCGTCGCGCAAAAGAAGCGTCGTTTGCGAAGCTCTAACTCGTTTACATTGTTTCGACCTGATTGTAAAACTCATGCTCTGTCCCGATTTTGCACCTCTTCGCCTTGTATTATGCTTGTTTCCCATAGAGAAAAGACACACACATGAGGTTTTGAAGGCAACAACAGCCATCAACATGCGCATGAGGCAGTGCTCTTCTCTGCTCGTATTTTGCTCCTTCGTATTCTTCAGAGGCACCTTCTTATTCTGCTCTGCTCATTTTTCAAGTCTTGGTTTTAAGCCTATGTTTCAATTTCTAAtacttaaattaaatgattcaatTTCAGATTCCCTCCTTCTATTTCTTCTATAAATTCTTCACAACGCCTTGGATGAATTGTTAAATTAAAGTTTTAGATGTTGTTAGATGATGGtgatatgttttgttttttatttgagacAGTGGTGATAGTCTTTTGTATTTTAACTTGTAACTTCTTATTGAaccaataaaaaattttatgttaaggttttttttttttaattttatggtgTAATTTTATCCATTTTGTGAGATTTTAATATTCGTGTTATGATTCCAAGATCTACGCTTTTTCTATCTTCTAAATATCTTAAGTAGGATTTAGAGTTTGAGAAGCTTGATAGTTTAAATTGAAATTCATAAGAAATCATTCATATAATTAACCACAACAAAACATCACCACCAATTTTTACTTTGATATACCTGATGTGGCCGAGGCATTGTTTTGACCAGATGGTAACTGCTTTTGTGCCATCTGGTACACATTAATTGGGTAGCTATCAGAGGGTGTTCCAGTAAAGGCCTTACTAGCCATAGTTTTGTTCACAGCTTGGCTTGGATGAACGGGATCCCAAAACACATATTGGTCTCTATTTGGACATGGATTAAACATTGGCAAGCAATTTATCTGTCCATTATTCCTTCCAATACCACAACACGCTTTATCAATTACAAGCAGACACACAATCATCATATCATATGAAACACATATAACATAATCTTATTAAACCGTTATTAAAATAGAAACTAAGGACATTTACTTCTTACCATACTGAAAACATTATAAACGTCACCATATACAAAAACTGAATCTGTGTACTCTGTGTTCAGTTGATCCCGCCAAAGATCTCAACCAAGTAGCATCTATTAAATTTCGAGTGGATCActaatagttttaaaatattagaagtCAGACTAACATAAttctgaaataatatttgaatttgaaaatattcaTCACATTagtttttcaaaacaatttcaATGACTGAATTGATTGACTAATCCAAAAAGACCAATGTGGTTGAAGATTTTCAATTTtacatacaatttttcaaatttgttaATTTCGAAAAATCACATTGTTTGACTCCTACAATTTCAAGAGTCTCAGAAGGGTGATTCTCTCATTCAATTTTATATACAAGAGTAATTTAGTTCCTTCGGGAGTAACTCCGAGTTAAGTTACTCgataactcattattatatAAACATTTGAATTTTATCAATCGAACCGTGAATTAATGTCACATTATTAATTATCGAACACACAAAGTTTTGTATAAATCTAATAGTCGATATTTACTTgtactattaaaaaatgtatcatacacttgataaaaaaaatttgaccgTTGAATTGGTGAATTTCAATGTTTATAATGAGTTGTTATATGGAGTAACTTGATCCctcctcatatatatatatatatatatatatatatatacacagaAGTGTGTGCGCGCTTGGGTGGGCGTGTGTAAGGTATGTAAGTAAATTTACCAAAATATTCTCTTTGTAATGCTCTATGAGGATATCAGCATAGTTATTTGGGCTGTACATGAAGCTAGTACCATAAAATTCAGGCATGAGATAGTTGTTTATGTAATCATTACTGCCATGGATCACTGTTGTGAATGAGTTTGCCAAGTACTGACTCAAATTCTCATCCTCCATTAGGCTCTTCGTCTGACTAagtgttttttcaaaattactCACCTGCTGGGTAAAGCTAATGTGTTCTCCCTGTGGCCACATAACATTTTCAAGAAAACGAACACAATATATAAAAACTGTTCCAGTAAACACAAACATTAGCATAGAGATTAACAGATTTCGCCCTGTCACTTCACGTATCCCAGAACTGGCTGAAACATAGTTTACTCCCCCTGGAAATGTCGATACTTTGTTCTATGGTATCTGCAAAAGGTGGCAGGTAAGGAAGACTCAACATTTCCCCTACAAAACTGCAATGTCAATGcaaaattactttatttttttgttgtcttGTTTTTGGTAATCAGAGAAGCAGGTTACCGAGAAAATCTCCGAAGGTTTTGCCGTAACAAAATCTGCCAGTTGGACTTGGATGATCCCCTGGAAAATCAATGCCATAAGGCACGTAGTTAGCTTTTGCTAAAGAATGGAGTTTGTTGTTATTTCCATTGTCCACTAATGAATCTCCAAACACAAACATTGCAGAAAATAATGGCTCCCTTGGTGTATCACCTGAGGAGATAGACATCAAAAGCATGCTCCATAGTGGCAAAGAAACAACTAGCAAGCataccattttcatttttttctcaaGTCTTATGAAAGGAAAATTGAAGACagttttatttttagtcctGCAATGAGCCAAGCCAAAAGGGTATAAATGTCAAACATTAAGTATAAGTATTGTGTttcccattttatttcttttcccCCTATTTACCTCCCAAATATATGGCATGTTTGCCTCCCAAATATAATGCAAACCATGGTTTGCCTTACCCAAACCAATTTTCCTCAACGAGGATTTCTGTGTGAAACATGAATCATCAGCGAAGACCATACTGCATATAGCAGACCTAACTAATCTTGAGATCAAATTCAAAAGTGATAATGCAAAAGTGGTTGCTTGCTAGAAAGGATAACACAAAAGTGATACCTTCCTCACTGCCATTGTTAGAAGAACCAGTGATTTCCAAATTTCCAATCCCATTGTGGAGCCACCAGTTACTTGAAACTAATTGATGATGTGATACTGGTATGTCCCTAGAACTGCACTCTGAAATTGAACATTTGTAAGATGCTATAAAGAACCTGGTGTGAAATTAGGAGCCGAGGAAAAAACTAGCCTTTCACTTCATCGAGATGCCTTCATTTTCTTCACTAACAACATTAATGACTACAATACCACCTTTATTATATGCAGGTCAATCACTGACCCCATTTGGTTCACTACAAACTCTATTGAAAGAATTTTCCAAAGTGGTAAGaccaataattatattatcgTTATACTATATACATAGCTTGATCATATTCAGTACAATCAGTCAATATTAacattgtctattttttttgtaaaaaaaaacatttttaatttctgaattatattataaattcacTTATATGTATGCGGTcttaatatagttataaatttgatagtAAAAAAGTTTCCAGACATAACAAATAGAATTAATGAacccaatttcaatttcaattccatGCCCAGTTCTACCTCGGCAGAGGGACCTTTATGGATGCTGACAAATGAATGTTGACATAGATTTTTATACTTGAACTAGCACGTTTTACCAAAAATCTCGGCAAGAACATGATCCCTCGCTAAAGTGATGGAACCGATTTCGATCTCTAATAATAATATCTCTGTCAAAGATGCCCGAAACATGCTTCATGAAATCATGACAGTCATAACAAATCCTAAGATTTTTAAAGACCCTAATGGTCCTTCTATCCCTATGATAAAGAAGCATATAAGACACTGCCAATTTCTCACTATGATAACCCACACAATGCTCTTTCTCTTCCTCTTGAATATCATGTAACACGGAGGAAGTATTAGGGGTGTAACCTCCTAGTTTTACTGTATCTATAACTGAAACTAAAAATTTTGTAATCTCCTCCCATTGTGGATGAGAATGATCACCAGAGACAAATTCATGGACCCCTTGATCAATATGGATAAAACTGAGGCCAGGCTCcttgacaattctattcttcCTCATAGAATTTCTCAAGCCAGCCTTACCACCCCAGTCGCCAACTCCACCATAAGCGTTCGATAAAAGCACATAATCGCCATGATGATGTGGGTCAAGCTCATTGACCATTTTTCTAGCCTTTTCAGCCAACACAAGATGATTGTGATTCACACACGCCCCAAGCAAAGTCCTCCAAATAACAGAATTTGGCTTCAAAGGCATTTCCTCCACAAACTCAAAAGCTTCAACAAGAAGCCCAGCACGACCAAGAAGGTCAACcatacaaccataatgctcaaGCATAGGTTCAATTCCAAACTCATCCCTCATACTCCTAAAAACCCGCCAACCATCCTCCACAAGACCACCATGACTACAAGCCACCAAAGCAGCTATAAATGCAGCCCGATCAGGCTTCAAACCAGACTCCGTCATATCATAAAAAGCTTCCAAACCTTCCCTACTACATCCATGCACAGCAAGCCCGTTAATCAAAGCAGTCCAAGTAACTACATTTCTGTGAGGCATTTCATCAAATACCATGACAGAACGATCAATAGAACCACACCTCGAATACATGTTAATAAGAGAACTACCCAATGGAACAGTAAGTGGTAGCCCTATCCTAACAATGAAAGAATGAACCCAGATAGCCAATTCAAGCACACCTAAACACGAAACCGCAGATATCACACTCAACATGATAACCCCATCAGATGAATTTCCAATGTCAGGGTCACGTAACTGCATTTGTTGGAAAAGAGAAAGCGCTTCGAAATGGAGGTTGTTGTTGACAAAACAAGCGATTAACGTGGACCAAGAAACTAAGTCTCTGTAAAGCATTTCGTCGAACAGTTTGACTGCAAAGTTGATGGAGCCACGAGAACCATAAGCGTTGAGAAGCGCGTTCTGAACGAAGATGTTGGAGTCGAAACCGAGTTTGAAAACGAGGGAATGAAGGTGGTGGTGATGGTTGTGGTGTTTGAGGATAAGTGGGAAGGTGAAGTGGTCGAAGGGGACGGCGTTACGGTGCATATGGGAAAATATGGAAAGGGCGAGGGTGGGAGAGTGGGGTGCCACGTGTCTGATGACGGTGTTGTATAAGAATGGGTCGGGTGGTATGGGGAAACGGAGTAAGACGGAGGCGGCATAGCGTGCAGTGTCGAGGGAACATGATGACTGTACGCAGCTAAGGAAGAAGGAGCGGAGAGAGTGTGGGTTGTCGTGTTGTCCAGTTTTGATCAGTGTAGCGTGTAACTTGTACACTCTTTTCATCTTCCACGATCATAGCTTCGATAGATACCTTCGGTTTTATTTCTCGATTCTTTTATGACGTAGGGagcattataaatttataactacttttaattaatatttagtttaatattaaagaattatatattttactattgaGAAGACAAGTCTCAAGATTATAAAagaaatagttttaaatttatggAGTACTTTTGATATTTCACTAATTCATTCTATGCATTTGACGTTCcacaaattaattatcattcaGATGTCATTGACAAACCCAGCtcaattatttaagaaaacaggCACCATTCATGTGAAAGGTGCGTTAGAGGACAAAAATTAATGAAAGTAGAAGACAAAACTTTATTAGATGAGCCATTATTAATTGATGAAAAAAGTATTTGCCAAATTAAGTTTGAAACAATGTAGCAATAGTGtaagaaaaaattaatgaaaattatacactcaaaatacaaaataattatttttagactTTACTAACTTTCGAATCAAACTCTGAATTATTAGACTTTATATgatttagacaaaaaaaaaaaacttaaatttaagTTAAGTGGTTTGTGtactttatttaaataagaTGCAAAGCCATCAAAATATTTTGTCCCACTATATCACAAACTCTTCTAAAGCATGATAGGGTGGACCAACAAGTGCTATAGTGTTGAAAAACTCTTCTCTACTCATTTTTATGGTGGACCGGAGGGTTGGCATGACAATTTTGTAaaagcacaattataaattaaaaataattcacaatacttaaaaagaatataaataattaaagttgaaagaaatcaaaatatgtaaataatgaatacacaaaaaatacaaattttatcattgAAATATTCATGACATGATTCACCAATCGATAAATTAAATGAGTTTCATCTCTCTACATTATGGGCCAAATATATGATAAACTTGGGTAGTGATttggaattaaaaaaaagtgtaaaaagagatttttgttttaattgaacTGGCATCCAAAAGCAATTTTGATATGaactatataaatataaattaatgtatttcaaacataaattaattttcgtTCTACTTACTTTTCACCAATCTCAATTCAATGAAAACTAATTTGCATCACCACAAAACAAAACATACACCAAAAACACTTCAAAATTATTCTTAGAGCATCTCTAATGCATTGTTCTTAGACATCTAATTACAGCTAAGAACAGAAACAAGTTTTTCACACCATTGAAGATGGGCGAGTTGATAACAATCTGTTGGAAGAGTTTCCGATGGAACAGTTTTCGCACAAGGAAAATGTATTTTCAACTCAAAAAGTAGTGAAAATCCAACGAAATAGAAGGGAAAATACACTGGTGTGAAAATTAGTGTTCTTAAATCCTGTGACAATAGTGAGTCCACAAAAAGCAACTTTATAACATTAAAATGGTTCTTAACTCTCCTTGCATTGGAGATGCTATTAATTAAACTGATTAGGAGCAGAAAACTGTTGACCAAGTTAGTCATCATCTGCATGTGTCAATCCTATGGCTATTCCTGAAAATATCAAAGCAAAAAAATCCAAGTTGAATATTGTACGGGATGGTGTTTGCTTCCAGTTtatcaaaatacaaaaataaataactggAGAATAATTGCTGCCCTGGAATGACTACACATCGAATACAGTATCTGCAAAGCTATACAAATCAGAACCTCCACTGCGACTAGGAACACCAATTGAGCGATGATCCGGCAAAACTGCATAACCTTCTGCAGATGTTCTCCCATACAAATGATTTACTCGTGCTGATGAAGGTTGTCCTACAAAACTCTGCTCGATTGATCTATTATAAGATAATGCCCCTTCATCTATTCTACGCAATCTACTGTACAGAGAGCTGTTGCTATCCAGTGTTGTCCTGACATTGTTTATTGGCATATCACTCTGATACCCAGAAAGTGAACCAGCTATGGCTCCTCCTATCATGCTACCCCCACTTGATACTCCCCTTCCGAGAAAACCTTCAGGCAAAGACCCAGAAACAGGTCCAATCTGTGCGGATGCTGGAGACGAATAATTATTTGGGTAGCCATAGGATCTACCCTCCAGATAATGTGCGGTTACTGAACCATCATATGAGCTATTGCCATTCATATGACTAGAAATCCTTTGCCCTTGCAAGGTGGTGACTGATGGTGATACAACAATAGGATCTCTTGCTGTGAACCTTGTTCGTTTGGTATCTGGAACCTTCACTTTCTTTGAGCTATTGCTTTTATCCAATTTTCTCTTGGACACTAAACCATCTTCAATCTTTTTAGTGATATCGTGACCAATATCTCTCTCCAATTCGAAGATTGTATCCTTAAGTCGCCACTCAGGAAGAAGTTTTGCAAAGTCAACCTTGTGGCCTTCCAAACAGTCGACTACAGATTTCAAAGCAATCAAGTACTTTTCATTTCCTTTCTTCTGTCAAAGatcaatatacaaaaaatatcaacatacttaatgaaacaaaataaataaacaatgttAACTACTCAAACAGAACATACCAGTAAATTAGGAACATTACGAGCTTCTTGTTTGGCTTTTTTCCAAGCTTCATTAGACTTGTGTAGAAATGAAGCCAGTACTTCCTGGGGAGTAAATTTCTCTTCAAACCCAAAGGTATAAGCCAAGTCAACGGCTTCAACAACCATCCCCTTTTTCATCATTCCCTCTGCAATATCTGTGACCAATATAAATAATCAGCGAGATTGAGAAAAACTTATGTTTCAAAATAAGAGAAAGCAACAGGCATTCAGGCAATCGTTAAGGCTGTGTGATACGACCATAAGAATAGGAATGGGGTCATAGTCAAATTAGTTTGATAGTTCAGTTAGTTACGGTTAGAATCTATCTAGGGGAGGGTAGTTAGCTACAAGGGTATGAATAGCACGTGGAAGGCATTCCAAAACTTAGATTTGTGAACTTAACAAATGATCATATGTGAGCGGGAAATATTTGCAAGaaaatttttattctttggCTCTTCGCttataattcaataaacaatACCGACGcattttttccttcctttctccAATTATCTCCCTCTATTGACTACACTCTAAACCCACCCTAAACTGCAGATGCATGCAATTGCATCAGATATATGAAAATGGAAATGCCTCGTGTATTGTCTGGTTATATTACCAACCACGTGGTTGAAGCCGCACATTCTTAAAAAGGTCAGTGAAATAGGTTATTTGAGAATTGAGAGGCTTTAGCAtcttaaaaactaattttgcgATAAGTAGCTAGCAGTGACTACATGTATAAATTTAGAAGGGGAAAATGAGAAGTCCATGTTCGTTCTAGATGAAGTTATCACATTTGTAACCAATTAACCATAATATCAAAAGCAGTCTAAAACAATACAACAGTATGCTATACACAGGGATCTGCACCACTTGTTCTTAAAGTAAATGACTGCAAAATTGCTGTGACGAATGATTAGTGGGTGGGGTGTGTTAATTTATAGGCCATAATTTGCACTGGACTCGAAGATAACAGGTCggcattcttgagttatttatttatgtccAAAAACAAGGAGAATTCATATATGTAACACGCGATTAGTGGCAGAGTATAActgatttcaaattttaacaataaaagTGTAAAGTGAAACTATCAACCATAACCATGAGTAAAATTTATATATCCTGAATTCCCAAAggcatatatatacatacataccTGAAACCCTGCTACAAAGTGCATTAGAATGGCGAAGGGCGTGCGAAATTTCACTGGGTTTACTCAAACGAATTAACCGCACTATATCATCGTTCCTAAAAATACCAGGAACCCCAAAAGACGCAAGAAAAAGAACCAAACCCCTTGCATCCATTTCACTAGCAGTGCCCACACCACCTTCCATAATGAGTCTCTTCCTCCACGAAACTGCTGCAGTTGCAGCGTCTTTCTTCAGTGAACGTGTCATCTGTGCTTCGTTTTCAACGCAACCAGATATTAGATAGTATTCCAAAGTTAGAACCGAAGCTAGCCTTGCAGTAATCATTGGCGAGCCTGTGGTATAGGCTTTGCTTCCTTGAAGGTAAAATCTACCAATACATTCTAACACTAATTTCGACGGTTGCGGTGCAGTTTTCAGAGCCACGGGGATTTGTTCCTTAAGCGACGTCGTTTCGGATAGATGCGTTAGTATATATCTTCGCAAACCACGGCTATTCATCGTTTTGCAAAGCGAGAGaagttcatcttcttcttcttctggttttttttcttctacttcTGGTTCTTCTGgatcttcttcttcctcttctggTTCTTCTTCTggatcttcttcttcttctggttct from Cicer arietinum cultivar CDC Frontier isolate Library 1 chromosome 5, Cicar.CDCFrontier_v2.0, whole genome shotgun sequence carries:
- the LOC140920541 gene encoding GDSL esterase/lipase At5g08460-like, producing the protein MKMVCLLVVSLPLWSMLLMSISSGDTPREPLFSAMFVFGDSLVDNGNNNKLHSLAKANYVPYGIDFPGDHPSPTGRFCYGKTFGDFLGNLSGIREVTGRNLLISMLMFVFTGTVFIYCVRFLENVMWPQGEHISFTQQVSNFEKTLSQTKSLMEDENLSQYLANSFTTVIHGSNDYINNYLMPEFYGTSFMYSPNNYADILIEHYKENILVNLLTYLTHAHPSAHTLLCIYIYIYIYIYEEGSNYVICVSYDMMIVCLLVIDKACCGIGRNNGQINCLPMFNPCPNRDQYVFWDPVHPSQAVNKTMASKAFTGTPSDSYPINVYQMAQKQLPSGQNNASATSEQNKKVPLKNTKEQNTSREEHCLMRMLMAVVAFKTSCVCLFSMGNKHNTRRRGAKSGQSMSFTIRSKQCKRVRASQTTLLLRDEARRSHAVPLRAHMYGSYNTFSFALTLFTLKNAFMSGYFLKFGYGCSQWMILRVMEEVYGGDFAMTE
- the LOC101507419 gene encoding pentatricopeptide repeat-containing protein At4g21065, encoding MKRVYKLHATLIKTGQHDNPHSLRSFFLSCVQSSCSLDTARYAASVLLRFPIPPDPFLYNTVIRHVAPHSPTLALSIFSHMHRNAVPFDHFTFPLILKHHNHHHHLHSLVFKLGFDSNIFVQNALLNAYGSRGSINFAVKLFDEMLYRDLVSWSTLIACFVNNNLHFEALSLFQQMQLRDPDIGNSSDGVIMLSVISAVSCLGVLELAIWVHSFIVRIGLPLTVPLGSSLINMYSRCGSIDRSVMVFDEMPHRNVVTWTALINGLAVHGCSREGLEAFYDMTESGLKPDRAAFIAALVACSHGGLVEDGWRVFRSMRDEFGIEPMLEHYGCMVDLLGRAGLLVEAFEFVEEMPLKPNSVIWRTLLGACVNHNHLVLAEKARKMVNELDPHHHGDYVLLSNAYGGVGDWGGKAGLRNSMRKNRIVKEPGLSFIHIDQGVHEFVSGDHSHPQWEEITKFLVSVIDTVKLGGYTPNTSSVLHDIQEEEKEHCVGYHSEKLAVMFRASLTEILLLEIEIGSITLARDHVLAEIFECSSRDIPVSHHQLVSSNWWLHNGIGNLEITGSSNNGSEEVRSAICSMVFADDSCFTQKSSLRKIGLGKANHGLHYIWEANMPYIWED
- the LOC101515253 gene encoding protein FRIGIDA, with product MEVKQSTVSEGSIPPYNEHDACAKIDKSVNELNDLSISIQAFKNRYDELQKHLDFIQQSIDTRTKELEALATTTTVQTATDNGDIVPSEPESKSKAEGEREQQQQQQEPEEEEDPEEEPEEEEEDPEEPEVEEKKPEEEEDELLSLCKTMNSRGLRRYILTHLSETTSLKEQIPVALKTAPQPSKLVLECIGRFYLQGSKAYTTGSPMITARLASVLTLEYYLISGCVENEAQMTRSLKKDAATAAVSWRKRLIMEGGVGTASEMDARGLVLFLASFGVPGIFRNDDIVRLIRLSKPSEISHALRHSNALCSRVSDIAEGMMKKGMVVEAVDLAYTFGFEEKFTPQEVLASFLHKSNEAWKKAKQEARNVPNLLKKGNEKYLIALKSVVDCLEGHKVDFAKLLPEWRLKDTIFELERDIGHDITKKIEDGLVSKRKLDKSNSSKKVKVPDTKRTRFTARDPIVVSPSVTTLQGQRISSHMNGNSSYDGSVTAHYLEGRSYGYPNNYSSPASAQIGPVSGSLPEGFLGRGVSSGGSMIGGAIAGSLSGYQSDMPINNVRTTLDSNSSLYSRLRRIDEGALSYNRSIEQSFVGQPSSARVNHLYGRTSAEGYAVLPDHRSIGVPSRSGGSDLYSFADTVFDV